A region of the Gouania willdenowi chromosome 1, fGouWil2.1, whole genome shotgun sequence genome:
CATACAGGGAACAAAGTTTACTTCTTAGATATTCATGGACCTggaaaaaatgaagacaaacaACCTTTAGAACGTGCCTTTAACATGATGTTAATAATGATCAACAAACTCCAGGGTGTTTGAGAATTTGTTGACATTTCAATTTCCTTTGATTTCCTTTCGTGTGTAGTAAGCCGGGTTGGTACAGGcattgaaaaaatgaaaacacatgtCACAATTCCTAACATTTATTTGGGCCTGGGAGTGTGAGGGTTGTTCAGTGTCTTATCTGTTCATATCACTGCACACCTCTCGACTGAGGCTTCAGATGTTGTTCCTGGAATCATGTTAGATCCTGTCTCCCATTTGCcagtcactgccccgagtgctcGCACTACCACAGGGACCACATGGGCTGTGACCTTCCACATCTGCTCCAGATGTTCTATGAGCCTTTGGTACTCTTACACTTTGTTGTGTTCCATCTTCCTGATGTCGCAGTCGGCTGCTATCCTCACATATACGACCACTGCCCTCTGCTAGTGTTTGTCAACTACTGCTATGTCTGATTTGTCATTAGttgcatttatatatatatatatatattttttttttttttttttaaagcccacTAAATGTAGGTGAAGCTTAGCCTTGTCTAGTGTCATAGTCACATGCGCTATCCTTGCCTACAATGATTATTGGGAAAGTTGTTTTCAAGCTCTTCATGCAAACGTAGCAAACATTTACATacagctaataaaaaaaaaaaaaaaggtttgaagcTACATTTAAGATTATAATGAAAGTACTGGTATTATTTCAAAGGCAATAGCTCAGGTGAACAACAcagtgtattttaatgtaaacaatACATTGGCAATTCATTGTTTTTGGGCAGATACAGGATGCATCCCTACATTACAGCTATGGCtgcacaattatggccaaaatgataatcacgattatttttgataaatacatttagaggtcgaccaatatatggacttttttcaagatcagccatctgcatattttttaatttttaattttatttcgcaCTTTACAGTAGCcatcaaaggaaaaaaataacaaaaaacatccattcgaatgtataaatatacaacaacaacaacaaaaaagtaatcataataatagcatgtgcatgggagaggtagaagccaatagccttacaattaaaaagccgatataatcggataaggatataatataatagtgcctgattAAATGTCCTTatataaggatatttgatcaggcacccGTGTGGGCAGCCACAGCCACTGCTTGACTGACGGAAGGACCCCGCattcatatgagtgtttcaattgtctttcataatcaatatgctttaaaaaaaaaaaaagtatatcggcctcaagtatcggcttccaaaatctgctttagatatcggccatcggctgaaattctttttttttttttatcggtATCTGCattggcctttgaaaatcccattcACAATTATATCACATTATAATctcaattatttatcatgttagggaaAAAATCTGTTCTTATtacacttttaaacaaacactatgtgtacagtttacaatTCAAAATGAAGTTTTAAATAAGAAttgtactaaaaaaaaaaatctggaaaaaattaacccaagaatttaaaatgtaccaaaggctaacaaaataaatacattattaggAAGTAtctatattttaaatgtaaatattgtagaCGATAAGATTTATTTAATCGTGACAAACAAATtggtgatcacgattaaaatttgattaattgtgcagcacTAATTACAGCACTGTTGCTATTTGTGTGTAAGTGAGTGTTCTCATATTGTGACAGTGTAAAGAACTAAGAGACCTAGGTAATGAGGGACCCATATATTGGTGAAATTAATTTAGTAAGCACCTGCTGTATTTTAATGCTGAGAAAACTAAGGCCACCAAATGTTGTACTTATATGAAAGATACAAGTAGAGCATCACTACAGATCATAAATGTTGTGGCGTTACCTGGTATGTCTCTACTGGGCCTTTATCCATATGCAGGTCCCACACCTTAGCGGTGAGGTAGTCCCGGGTCAACAAATAGCGACCGCTGTGGCTGAACTTCACATCTGATACGGAGGAAATAATCTCTGAGAAGAAAGACCGGCTTCCTGGATCCTCGGGTTCCTCAAAAACTACACACAGAGGAAAACCATGGGATTTAGAGATTAATagcaattatttaaaaactataaaaacaagcTGGTTCCTAATATTTAActccacacacaaaaaaaataagaatgtgAAAGATCTTTTTAGTCTCAGAACACGCTTACGTTTGGTGTGTTTGTCACAGAGTGCAGAGGCTCTCATATCACAGAGGCGCAGTGTTCCTTTGCTGCTGCTGTACACAAACAGGTGGCAGTGCTGCGGGTGGAACTCTGCAGCTGTTATCACCTCCGTCAGGTCCTCCATGTTGGCTGGTTTGATGTCTACGATGTCTAAAAAGAGGGTTTGTTAAGGAGCTTATGacatagagcagtggttcccaaacttttcccagtcccgtaccccttcagacatttaacctgaagccttGTACCCCCTTcttctgcacacttaaaatacataataatgtcatgtcatatacaatgtaggcAGACAGTGAAATTTGCCCTTGAATTTTACCTAATATATGTCTAATTCAGAATTATaacttatttgatttatttaattttttaacctactggcattttcagtaataaacaaatctcttttttttttggaaaatatatatatcatatttgatatcttttttttatgaGATAGTTTCTCTGTCTGAGGGGGCTTTGCATGACTTGTggaaatgcatggaggctcctgactgctggttgatttatattctagtttccaatgttgtcaggctgtttttaattttttttcacgtACCCCCAATGACAATTTGAGTAACCCTGGGgatacccgtaccccactttgggaacctaggacaTAGAGAATCCCAGCCCAATAAACCTTGAAGTGCAGAGTTTGGGTTACTTGATTTACTATTACCAGACAGGTTACATAAGCTGGGCTCACACTCCCTTTATAATCACCGGCTAAAAATTACACCCAAACCCACCACTCAAATCTGCCTGCACACTATTTCCCCCATGTTCTATTTATGGTAATCCTGTGTGAGTCCAAAGTGTActgcaaaataaattatttaaactttCCTTCAATAGATGCCTCTATGGTTTTCTAGGTCATCTTCCATTTGAATAGGAAATCACTGAATGCCACCAACTCAACATGCTACAATGTCAGTGAATACACACAACAACCCAGTTACAACACCCTGGTTAAAGCATGTAAATCCATACATAGACGTGTGCTGTTTATACTTTAAATATTAATCCCAGATAAATTCAGATGTGCAGCAAAGTGTGTAGAGAGCACATGAGGAGGAACTTCTCTCTTTGTTTTCAGGCATGCATTaggttgtgttgtttttctccttgaaGGCTGCAGCAAGGATGAATTAATTAGATATTGCTCACTATTTAAAAATTCTATTCCTTGCGCATATAGTAATTTACTttgcttcaagctaaaaaattaatgaaaaaatattataaatgattCAAATGAACTAATGGGCCAAATAaaaatagggatgtaatgaatgctgttgttttttggggtttttttttttattttttaaatgaaagatAATTATCATATGCACTTGGTACAAAAACCATAattaatttttgtcttttctgaTCAGCATGATTTACATCATGTCCAGTTCATTCAAAATCAGCATCTGATAGGATAAAATTTTAACTGATATAATTTTTAGCCATATTTTGATGGCATAAGGCCCAAGTGAAACAGAAGATGAgtcttaattattttaaaacattttaaaaacctatACCTGTTTTTCATTCAATTGTTGATCTCATCCACTAACTGATACCAGTGTGCCCCCAAAAACACTACCAATGTGACTTTTCCTGTGTTTTCAAATAttgaaaacctttaaaaaaacaatgataaatgttgatattttgattGTTCAGGGAAACACCTGAAAATGgccaaaatcaaaacaaagtcACATCATGGGAAAAACAAtcaacaaaccaaaacaaaaatggcgTCAAATGAATCAATCTCTTGTCATAGATTGCAATGCATaccttggatttattgatctatgataACTAAactgtctttttctgttttgtttttttttttttttaatgttagttattatccccagcagctttaagagaGTAACAAATGTGTAGCACACTGCAAGCTACCAGGCATCATGCCAGAGAGGGGTTTTTGCTTTTCAACAACTGTGAAATGAGCAAAAAGAACAACTTAAGAAGACAAATCCGGCACCAGCTTtgccaaaaaacattttaggtgAAACAAAACTGAGCTAAATAGCATCAACACTCATTTCTttttagataaataataaagcaGCTTCCTAGAAAAGGTAATCCTGCATGAATGTATCTTCAGATTGGAATCAAATTGCTTTTAACAAACACCGGTAAAGGATACTGAAACTTCGGTCTGTGATGCCCAGGTGCCACATATTGATGCGGAGGTCATCAGCAGACAGGTAGGTCTCTCCGTCACTATTGACTGAGATTGAGTTGACGTGATAAGTATGGCCATTAGAAAACACTCGTCTGGGACGAACTTCTACCATGAGATCTGTTGGTTTCAAAACTGGCACCTTCAGGAGAGAAATGTTAaggtttagaaaaaaacaaagacacaacagaAACCTTATAGATCCAGACACaaggattatatatatatatatatatgtatgtccACTAAGACAAACACTAACCTTATGGATCAAATATAACTTTGATATTGATACACAATACATTTAATGGAagcagatggtagagcatggtggtgtgtgtgcgtgtgcgtgtaccTGCAGAGAGGTGATAGTTGAGATGTCCTTGAGCCGTCCCTCCTCATCTTTCAGGTTGTAGCCCTCTGGTCTCTTGTCTCTCTCACTCACCTTCCACAGTTTAACAGTCTTATCTGTGAAAGGCCACATACACGGTTCTCCCATCAGAGCATGTTAATTAGGTTTAGAGACAACTGAAGGTAATTGCTGGGGAAAACCTAAACAGCTTCTACTCAGTGCAACTGTATCAGCGTGGAGCAGTTACATTTCAAATGACATAATAAATTGGATCAAGTTTTTTAATCTAATAACCCTGAAAAGCATTGAGTAAAATTCTCCaaggaaaaaaatgactgaGCATTTAACTTCTAGAATctaaacttttacattttcctttttagaaatatacaaattgaaTTTCTAGCATTGCcagaaatacatgaataaatgtgtctaaaaccataaataataatagtacatattgtaatattaaaataaaaatgtagggTTTcaaaaaatgtggagaaaaaaaacaaacaattttaatcaaataatatAGTAGATTGATTCTTGACTTTTAGTAGATGATGATGAACAAATGAAAACCTTGTGTGATTTCGTCAATATAAAAAATTGCCAACATCAAAAGTGTATTTAAAAGCATAAATCTTCCTCTTTGTGACCTTTAATGCAAACCTGACAGTTTCTCACCGTTGGTGGACAGGAGGAAATGGGCAGCATTCTGCTGTGGCAGCCATCTGATCTTGTTGATTTTTTCTTCTATCTCCAGACTCTTCAGGTAATCAAAGTCTGGCTCGTGGCTCTGGAACGTGCTGTAGACGTTGTACTCCCCGGAGTCACCAATATCTCCCACCTCCTCTGACTCCCCTTTTGACTGCCAacgcaaataaaacaataacaacaaaaatcaacTTTCATTTAACAATTCTATAGAAAATGTAAAAGCGTATCTATTAAAATTTGTTTGTAGGAGTAAAGATTTAATGATTCATTCAGGAAACTAACATCAATCTCTCTTTGAAAGATGACCACTCGGCCACCTTTATCCCCTGTGGCCAGCAGATCCCCTGTCTGGTTAAACTCCACCGTAGAGATGACATCAGCTGAGAGGGAGACAGAGAAATGAGTCAAAATTAAGTcaggaataattaaaaatacagaTAGGAATGAAAAGAGTAAGAAATGAAAGACCATAATTGTTCATAGGGCCTAAATAAAAGAATTGGGTAAGGAGAGTTTACATGAGCAGTTCAAACAGTTGCAGATTTAGTATCTACTTttacactttacttaaagtttcaTACATACGGCTAACATTACCATTaccattatctgtcattagcatgaataaggtgtcgtgaagtctgtcattaagtgttgttcccTAAATTGTGACACCTTTGGAACTGTTCGCACTTTTGGGGTTAgctggagggatctagtggggttaggtaaggatagggttagggtaaggttatGGTTAgagttacggttagggttagtggttagggttaaagggatagttcgcctatttaagacatgacgttgtatgcaatcctcaccagcactatagtgcatacacattgtctcactcagtggtcacctccctggtccgagttctaGCCGCTTGAAGTTgttcaagaaagtagtcccggttagtttccggggccacaaaactgtgcgtttttaatagaaaaaaatatatgcgtttgaaagcttgattcatttacatcacaaaaccgcccacaaaaaaaattaatacctccagttttaatcggcactattttctcttccgtttccatcaaCCCGCGCTGCCGTCAACGTCAGCTCGCATGTTCCGATAATAGGGTTTACACACTCGAATAGCAACGACGGAAGACCGaagcaagagaaagtaaaacgTACGTACATTAA
Encoded here:
- the ppp2r2ca gene encoding protein phosphatase 2, regulatory subunit B, gamma a, which encodes MGEDAESPKINHTFLRDYVTEADVISTVEFNQTGDLLATGDKGGRVVIFQREIDSKGESEEVGDIGDSGEYNVYSTFQSHEPDFDYLKSLEIEEKINKIRWLPQQNAAHFLLSTNDKTVKLWKVSERDKRPEGYNLKDEEGRLKDISTITSLQVPVLKPTDLMVEVRPRRVFSNGHTYHVNSISVNSDGETYLSADDLRINMWHLGITDRSFNIVDIKPANMEDLTEVITAAEFHPQHCHLFVYSSSKGTLRLCDMRASALCDKHTKLFEEPEDPGSRSFFSEIISSVSDVKFSHSGRYLLTRDYLTAKVWDLHMDKGPVETYQVHEYLRSKLCSLYENDCIFDKFECVWNSSDSVIMTGAYNNFFRMFDRETGRGVTLEAWRESSKPRAVLRTRRVYTGGKRRRGDMGVDSLDFTKKILHMAWHPSENIIAIAATNNLYIFQDRVNPETQ